Part of the Salvelinus fontinalis isolate EN_2023a chromosome 1, ASM2944872v1, whole genome shotgun sequence genome is shown below.
GATGACATATGTCGAGTGGAGACCATTGAGCTAGGTGAAGAAGAAGAATATTTGTTTCATTCAGTCCTGATGAGCCCTTCCCAGCTAGCTAGATTGTGCTGGCACAACAGCAGCATGGCGCTAGTTAAAACTTGTaaaacttgcctagttaaattaaggttaaataaacgGAATAACTCAGAACATTTTCCGTAGTCCAAACTTTGTCAGACAAGTTTCAAGTTCTCGTTGAAGTTTCTAGCCACACGCATAGCCTACTAACTAGCCTTGAAGGGCTCATCAGGACGATTGACTGAACTGAATTCGTTTGTCTCCATTCGACTCTCGCTGCGTGACATaggctacatgaccaaaagtatgtggacacttgcttgttgaacatcttattccaaaatcatgggcattaatatggagtttgtcccctcctttactgctataacagactccactcttctgggaaggcttttcactagatgttggaacattgctacggggacttccttccattcagctacaagagcatcagtgaggtcgggcactgatgatgGGCGActaggcctggctcgtagtcagtgttccagttcatcccaaaggtgttcgatggggttgtggtcagggctctgttcatgccagtcaagttcttccacatcgatctcgacaaaccatttctgtatgcatctcgctttgtgcacgggggcattgtaatgctgaaacaggaaagggcttttcCCAAACGTTTTCCccaagttgaaagcacagaatcgtctagaatgtcattgtatgctgtagcattaagatttcccttcactggaactaaggggcctagcctgaaccataaaaaacagccccaaagcattattcctcctccaccaaactttacagtttgtactatgcattcgggcaggcagtgatctcctggcatctgccaaacccagattagtccatcagactgccagatggtgaagcgtgattgatcactccagagaacacgtttccactgcttcagagtccaatggcgacgaactttacaccacttcagtcaacacttggcattgcgcatggcgatcttaggctgctcggccattgaaacccatttcatgaagctcccgacgaacagttattgtactgacgttgcttccagaggcagtttggaactcggtagtgagtgttgcaaccgaggacagacaatttatatgttctacgcacttcagcactctgcggtcccgttctgtgagcttgtgtggcctaccacttcgcggctgagccgttcttgctcctagatgtttccacttcacaataacagcacttatagttgaccgaggcagctctagcagggcagaaatttgacaaactgacttgttggaaaggtggcatcctatgacggtaccatgttgaatgtcactgagctcttcagtaaggccatttgtCTACggagatttcatggctgtgtgcttgattttatacacctgtcagcaacgggtgtggctgaaatagcgaaatacactaatttgaaggggtgtccacatacttttgtatatatagtgtatgtcatCAATTTGGGCACACAGCGTGTCCGTATAGCTTCTCCCCTGTGGAACTCAAAATGTTAGGATTCACAAGCGTCCGACATTCAAAAATGAAAATGGTTCCTAATTTACGATATCACTGCGCTCTCACATGACTCTCCATGAAATAGGCAGAATAACTAGTTAAATTATTACAAATGTTGTAACAGTGATTTAATCGTttgagaaaaaacaaacaaagcgGTGTACATCTCCTGCAAAGATTCTGTGCAAGGACGTCGGTCACCACTTCATCAGCTTTTTAGCTTACTATTGTAGCTCGTTTACTGacatagctaatgttagttagttagctacctCTACCTGCTGCTTTAGCTTGCTGCTTAGCTTGCTACTTATACTGTTTAAGTGACCATTATTGTGTCAGCTGAGCAATGCAGCTGACTCTGGAGGCTGCATGAAAACTGATAATAATGTTAGCAGCACAACTACAGTAGCTTGCTAGCTGGCTTTTAAGTAGGTAGCCGGTTCCCGGTTAACAGCATCGTTTCAGTGACTGGCTCAGTAGCAAGCTAATGTTGGACAAATGTATGCTAGCTTTTGTGCACATTGTCAAACTTCAGAAATACTGCTCATTGAAGAACACAACTTCTTAGCTAGATGTGAAATGGTGCGACTAAGACTTCCCTAACCAAAACACGTCAAAATTATTTACAGATGTATTgtaaagtggtcagatgaagcagatgcttaactacaggactgtttttctagcacagactggaatatgttccgggattcctccgatggcattgaggagtacaccacatcagtcactggctttatcaataactgcatcgaggacgtcatctccacagtgactgtatgtacataccccaaccagaagccgtggattacaggcaacattcacactgagctaaaaggtagagctgccgctttcaaggagcggcacgcttacccggaagcttacaagaaatcccgctatgccctccgacgaaccatcaaacaggcaaagcatcaatacaggactaaaatcGAATCGTACAACACCGGTTCCGACGCTCGTCgcatgtggcagggcttgtaaactattacagactacaaagggaagcacagccgagagctgcccagtgacacgagcctaccaggcgagctaaataacttctatgctcgcttcgaggcaagtaacactgaaacatgcatgagagcatcagctgttccggatgactgtgtgatcacgctctccgcagccgatgtgagtaagacctttaaacaggtcaacattcacaaggctactgggccagacggattactaggatgtgtactccgagcatgcgctgaccaactggcaagtgtcttcactgacattttcaacctgtccgagtctgtaataccaacatgtttcaagcagaccaccatagtccctgtgccaaagaacactaaggtaacctgcctaaatgactactgacccgtagcatttatgtctgtagccatgaaaggctttgaaaggctggtcatggctcacatcaacaccattatcccagaaaccctagacccactccaatttgcataccgcaccaacagattcacagattatgcaatctctattgcactccacactgccctttcccacctggactaaaggaacacctatgtgagatccctattcattgactaaagctctgcgttcaacaccatagtgccctcaaagctcatccaaaagctaaggaccctgggactaaacacctccctctgcaactggatcctggacttcctgacgggccgcccccaggtggtaagggtaggtcaCAACACATCCGCATGCTGagcctcaacacgggggcccctcaggggtgcgtgctcagtcccctcctgtactccctgttcactcatggctgcacggccaagcacgattccaacaccataattaagtttgccgatgacacaacagtggtaggcctgatcaccgacaacgatgagacagcctatagggaggaggtcagagacctgaccatgtggtgcaaggacaacaacctctccctcaacgtgatcaagacaaaggagatgattatggacaacaggaaaaggaggactgagcacacccccattcatcactgcctggtatggcaactgctcggcctccgacctcaaggcactacatagggtagtgcgtacggcccagtacatctccggggccaagcttcctgctatccaggacctctataccaagcggtgtcagaggaaggccctaaaaattgtcaaagactccagccaccctagtgactgttctctctgctaccgcacggcaagcggtcccggagcaccaagtccaagaggcttctaaacagcttctaccctcaagccataagactaatgaaaagctaatcaaatggctacccagactattgcatgtgacaaataaaatgtgcttTGATTAATTAAGCCTGTTTTAAGGATGAAATGGGGTTCATTAGGCGATGTCACCTAGGTAATATTTTTGAAACGTTGGACAGATAGTTGTAACCAAACTACTTTCGAGCTATCCATTTACCCTTTTCGAGCTACAAGACAGATCAGTGCAGGCTGAATCGACATGCTAACTAACGTAAGACAATGCATCTTTATGCCATTTGGCATGTTTAGTCACATAGAGCtatgatttagaaggccagcatcccggagtcgcctcttcgctaTTGACGTTGATACTGGTGTTTTGCGGatgctatttaatgaagctgccagttgaggacttgtgaggcgtctgtttctcaaacactctaatgtactttaatgtacttgtcctcttgctcagttgtgcaccggggcctcccactcctctttctattctggttagggccagtttgtgctgttctgtgaaaggagtagtacacagcgttgtatgagatcttcagtttcttcatttttcagaacaagaatagactgacgagtttcagaagaaagtgttttgtttctggccattttgagcctgtaatcaaatccacaaatgctgatgctccagatactcaactagtctaaagaaggccagtttaatttcttctttaatcagaacaactgttttcagctgtgctaacataattgcaaatggaTGAGAGAATacgaagagtgtgcaaagctgtcatcaaggcaaagtgtggctactttgaagaatctcaaattataaaatatattttgatttgttttttggttactacatgattccatatgtgttatttcatagttttgatgtcttcactattattctacaatgtagaaaatagtcaaaataaagaaaaactcttgaatgagtaggtgtgtccaacttttgactggtactgtatatttttagcAAACAGAGCGAGCAGTGGCAGGAATGAGTGCCAAGAGCTCACAGCCACCGCTTGCTACTCATCATCTCCCTACAGTGCAGTGGCACACATTACTTATATTTAAGATGGTGTCAACATAATTACATTTTCATTAgtcttttcaaaaaaagtcatcAGAAGTGATCTTCTCATAGTCATTCGGAGTCTAAAATAATCCAAGGGGAAACACTGGTGTATGCTTGTGGAAAGGAGTAGgtgtgtgtacatacattttagTGGAGTGGAATTTCTCTATGATTCAGAGGGGTGGTCTGTACATTTTTCCACATGGCCATGACATATGGCGTGCACTCCGCCCTGGGTAATTGTAAGCATGTGTCTATAATGGAAAGGTGCACAATATGCTGCCCCTGTCTTTCGGTTGGTGGGGGGGGAACAGTTGAAAAATGTGGGGCTCCAACGTAGCCTGCAGCACATGCAcatgcacgcgcgcacacacatttACAGAAGAGAACAAAGTGCCAAATCCATCACCACCTTGTCTGGACGGCATACAGGGATATGTTCCAGGATCCTTTGTCTTTGTTTTCCGTTTTTATCTCATATCCTTATTTGTAGTGGAAATTTCTGATCCAACCCAAAGTTACTGAATTTCACATCACCTGGATGACCACTGTGTCATATGTTTACCTCTGAACGCTTCACTTGTGGCAACTAGGACTGTGAGTTTACACGAAGTTGGGATCCTTAACGTTAAGAACGCTCCCCCACTTCATTTAAATCACAGTTCAGTTATCACAAAACATATTATTTTCCGTCTTATAGCTGATAGGGAATTTGTGTAATTCAAATaaaaaccagagaggaagaggtgaactTTAGGCTACTTGGTGAATTTGCAAGGCATGCAAGACAAGACATTGCGAAATGCAGATGACCAAAACATATTAGCACACTTGTGCATGCTTCTGCCTTTCTCTCGTGCTGGACTGCCTTCTCAGTCTCTTCGTTAATGATGCAAGTATGTGTTCAGTCTTCTGTCTGTTGCAGTCTTGCGAGCACGGGGCAGGCTGTCTCATATAAAATTACAGTAGGCTACCGGTTGCCTGTATCGATTACACTTATAATGGAATGTGGCCCCTTGAAAGCCCCTCGGGTACGgcatgtttgtctgtctgtgaggGTAGGCtacacttaagcaataaggcccgagggggtgtggtatatggccaacataccacggctaagggctgttcttaggcacgacgcctcgcggagtgcctggacacagcccttagccgtggtatattggccatataccacacccccccgtgccttactgctattataaactggttaccaatgtaattagagcagtaaaaataaatgttttgtcatacccgtggtatacgtggtctgatataccacggctgtcagccaaacagtattcagggcttgaaccacccaatttataatacgtttttttttaacGCTGCCGACACATAACCTTTTCTGGCAGCCTGGTTTCAGAGACGTAACATAataacactcaaattagtatgatactgtatgttacatttggtatggttacataagacagatggttacttaaggcaaaaacaaaagtagggtggttggtcggggtggtgCGTATAAcgcaaatgtctagcaacccagaGGTTGCAAGTTTGAGTCTCATCACCGgtaactttagcattttagctaattagcaacttttaaACCACCTCCCACATGTAAGCTAACCCTTCccataaacctaaccttaacccttttagctaacccttaccctaatcctaacattaacccttcccctaacaacCCTTTAagctaactcctaaccttaacccctaacccctagcctagctaacgttacccaGCTACCTaaagttagccacctagctagaattggTAATACATCATACATTTTGGAAATTCCTATCATAcagtacgttttgcaaattcataacatattgtacatttagcGAATTCAGAAAATATCAtttgaattgtaatttgtaagaTATCATATGAAACGGGTGATGGACGTCCACAAATGAATATATACCatatacgaaacgtaacatatcatactaaatggagcaTCCCGGATTGACGTAcataataatacgaaatgctctgagaccaggttgtctcTAGTGATATGAAAGGACAGTTTACTTGTCTGTAAAGGAATGCTGCTTCTTAACTGGAATCTAAAGTCCATCACTAGGCAACCAGAACTGTCAGTCAAATAGTCTCGAGTTACTAGCAGCCTGCTTGGCTGTTGCCTTCGCTCAGACCACTCTCTCCTAAAAAAGTACATTAAAGTTTTTTAAATACCTTGACCTACCAAGACATTTAGTAGAAATAAAACACATCTAGCTACCATACCATAAAAAACTGCATAAAAAAAACCCACAGCAACACATCAATCAGTGATGTTTATTGTTGTCAGGCAAAAAACACAGAACATTTTACGCAGAATTCTACTGTCTGAAAAGGTGCCTGATGCAGCACTTTTTGTAATTGTCTGAAAAGTTATAAATTCTTGCTAATTACGGTAGATATAACTTCACTGCCCGGCCCTAGCGGTCATCAGTAGCTTTCAGGCCAGGggtacaatgtatgaatttatggttgggtCAGAATCAACATTTTAATCATTGGTCAGTATGAAGAATTAACTAAAACCAAAAGTCCAAAtacctatctccatccatggctaatttaggaaagggacaattttagctacctagctagccaccggaggacaacgagatgcaacaattcaagctGTTTCTGTCAATGATGTATTGCTCTCGACGTGATGTGATTgaagtgaagccaaatccaaactgtctTCCCTTGAACCTTTTTTGgtgcaccaggaccattcacagttgagctcactcagcttagctcaacgctgattggctattattattattttttttaaatatcaagggaggccaaaaaCGCTCGCTGGATTCCCTTGCATTCAACGCCacagcaacaatgtcatactctttttgtccagacagcatcagttatatggcctacacatacagagacaggggtgctgtttcactcgctttttccggtgagatacattcagcctcttgcgaattgaaggaaacaCGGGGAGACGAAAGATAAATGATTGTATGTTTTAGTATTTTTTGGTTATTGGTCcattttttggggaagcctggcttccatatatacatacatatataataGGACCATTTTTCTGCTTTGTAAATTGATGTtgaattttatacattttttcctTATCGTTTTAACAGAAAACCGATGCAAAATTGTCCATGACCACATCCCTAGTGGCAACACCTGTGGCCTGTCAATGTATTTTACATAAATGCTATCACATCACACCTTATTCCACAAGGCTGAAACCTCTCTGAATACTTCACATGTGCAACACCTGTGGCCTGTCAATGTTCTGTATTTGACATAAATGCTATCCTATCGCACCTTATGCCACATGAGGCTGATATGAAAGGAGTAATAGCTTTTGTTGTCCTGATCTTGAATTGCTTTCATGTGTCAATCAATTGTATttatggactgtgtgtgtgtgtgtgtgcccgctaTTAACCTGAGCACTATTTAAGCACCTGACCCTCCCCTACCCCCCTTCCTTTTCTACCACAGACGGCTGTGTGTGAgaagtgaggaggagggaggttcctctctctctctctgtcgcccaGACTCCCATCACCATGAGCTGGAGCTTCCTGACACGCCTGCTGGAGGAAATCCACAACCACTCTACCTTCGTGGGCAAGATCTGGCTTACCGTGCTCATCGTCTTCCGCATCGTCCTTACCGCCGTGGGTGGCGAGTCCATCTACTACGACGAACAGAGTAAGTTCGTGTGCAACTCAGGCCAGCCGGGCTGCGAGAACGTCTGCTATGATGCATTCGCACCGCTCTCACACGTCCGCTTCTGGGTCTTTCAAATCATCCTGGTGGCCACGCCGTCGCTCATGTACCTGGGCTACGCCGTCAACAAGATTGCCAGGCGCGAGGAGAGAGctgagggtggaggagggggaggaggactgTCCCAGCGCAAGCCTAGGAAGCTCTACCTCGGGGCCAGAAGGCAACACCGGGGCATGGAGGAGGCCGAGGATGACCAGGAGGAGGACCCCATGATCTATGAGGTTCCCGAGGTggagagcgagacggggggagGCGACGGGGGTGGAGGCAGGGGTGGCGGAGGAGCTGGAGGCGGCGGGTGCCAGGGTAAAGGCAAGGTGCGCCATGACGGACGCCAGCGCATCAAGGAGGACGGGCTGATGCGTATCTACGTGCTGCAGCTGCTGGGGCGTTCCATGCTAGAGGTGGCCTTTCTGGGGGGGCAGTACGCCCTCTACGGCCTGGCAGTGCCCTCCATATACGTGTGCTCGGGCCGGCCGTGCCCGCACAGTGTGGACTGCTTTGTGTCACGCCCCACCGAGAAGACCATCTTCCTGCTCATCATGTATGCCGTGTCGCTGCTCTGCTTGGCGCTCAACGTGTGGGAGATGCTCCACCTGGGCGTTGGCACCATCTGTGACATCCTGCGCTCCCGTCAGAGACCGCTCTCCGAGGAGGACCTGTATGGCCTTGGGGGTGGCGGCGGTCCTGGGGGGCCACCCACATTCCGCGACGGAGGAGGAGTAGTAGGGGGCGATGGTTACAGCAGCTACCCCTACTCCTGGAACGCCCCGTCAGCACCGCCGGGCTACAACATCGCCGTCAAGCCCCCAACGCTGATGGTGCCGACTGTGGCGCCCGATGGGCAGCTGCCCTTCACC
Proteins encoded:
- the LOC129855372 gene encoding gap junction gamma-1 protein-like, with protein sequence MSWSFLTRLLEEIHNHSTFVGKIWLTVLIVFRIVLTAVGGESIYYDEQSKFVCNSGQPGCENVCYDAFAPLSHVRFWVFQIILVATPSLMYLGYAVNKIARREERAEGGGGGGGLSQRKPRKLYLGARRQHRGMEEAEDDQEEDPMIYEVPEVESETGGGDGGGGRGGGGAGGGGCQGKGKVRHDGRQRIKEDGLMRIYVLQLLGRSMLEVAFLGGQYALYGLAVPSIYVCSGRPCPHSVDCFVSRPTEKTIFLLIMYAVSLLCLALNVWEMLHLGVGTICDILRSRQRPLSEEDLYGLGGGGGPGGPPTFRDGGGVVGGDGYSSYPYSWNAPSAPPGYNIAVKPPTLMVPTVAPDGQLPFTDLSNGKMACRQNRANIAQEERREYASNEDNFPSSGGVRDARGALQREIRQAQDRLESAMQAYSHEQGHNNPSKPHRDRKHRQASKHTSSKAGRGNSSNSSSKSGDGKGSEWI